A genomic window from Methylorubrum extorquens includes:
- a CDS encoding transglutaminase-like cysteine peptidase gives MRYAVLRSVGDGSAFPRGNVRRRLRRAAHLSLVGATLLLGGAAAPVQPSQARTVAGLPEAGTAADAGAPARPVAAWNDFCARYPSECAVDTSEPALVALTPALWHTLTTVNRRVNARIKPITDMAHWGVVDRWDFPDDGFGDCEDIQLLKRRMLVERRLPRRALRMTVVIDEIGEGHAVLMVRTDRGDLILDNKTNAVLPWQRTGYSFIKREGQDGKAWVGLENGTSPVTTANR, from the coding sequence ATGCGGTACGCGGTGCTTCGGAGCGTCGGCGACGGATCGGCGTTCCCCCGCGGGAACGTGAGGCGGCGCCTCCGCCGGGCGGCCCATCTGTCCCTCGTCGGCGCCACCCTGTTGCTCGGCGGCGCCGCGGCACCGGTCCAGCCGAGCCAAGCCCGCACCGTCGCCGGCCTGCCCGAAGCGGGCACCGCCGCCGATGCAGGCGCGCCGGCCCGGCCCGTGGCGGCCTGGAACGATTTCTGCGCCCGATACCCGTCCGAATGCGCCGTCGATACCTCGGAGCCGGCACTCGTCGCCCTGACGCCCGCGCTCTGGCACACGCTCACGACGGTGAACCGCCGGGTCAACGCCCGCATCAAGCCGATCACCGACATGGCCCATTGGGGTGTCGTCGATCGCTGGGATTTTCCCGATGACGGCTTCGGCGATTGCGAGGACATCCAGCTCCTCAAGCGCCGGATGCTGGTGGAGCGGCGCCTGCCGCGCCGGGCCCTGCGCATGACGGTGGTGATTGACGAGATCGGCGAGGGCCACGCGGTGTTGATGGTGCGCACCGACCGGGGCGACCTCATCCTCGACAACAAGACCAACGCGGTGCTGCCCTGGCAGCGCACCGGCTACAGCTTCATCAAGCGCGAGGGACAGGACGGCAAGGCCTGGGTCGGCCTCGAGAACGGCACTTCGCCCGTCACCACCGCCAACCGCTGA